The DNA region CGAGGGCAGATTGTCCATAGGTCAACATCAGTTGCGAATCAAGGATGTCACCGTGCCGCGTATTCCGCGCTTTCAACCCGAGATGTATTTCCGATGTCTCTCCCCAATCACGATGTCTACAAAACGCGAGCGTGATGGTAAACAGGTCATGCATTATTGCTTACCCGAGGATCCCGCCTTCTCCGAACTCATCCGTCAGAACCTCATCCGCAAACACGAAGCGATCCACGGTCGCGCCCCGCATGACGATACCTTGACCTTCACTTTTGACAAAGGCTATATTGACAGACGACAAGGACGTGTCACCCGTCTCGTAGACTACAAAGGCATCAAGATTCGCGGCGTGATGTGTCCTTTTGATGTTTCTGGGAGTATTCCCTTAATCCAGATCGGCTACGAATGTGGCTTCGGCGACAAAAACAGTGCAGGCTTCGGCATGGCAGAAGTCTAACCTGAATATCGGTTTTCACGCATTTTCCTTGATATTCGTTGATATGTTTGCTATAATAACCCAAATTTCTACTTTTCATTTACATAGCACCCCTACAGGGTAGGGGCATTTAGTTTTCCATTTTTTACGCGTTTTGATCCACAGAACCGGTAGGTGCGGTTTCATGAAGTTTCAGAAAATAAATCGGTAATCCAATATTTTCCCCGGCCCTGTAGGTGCGGTTTCCTAACCGCACCGGACCCGTTAGGAAATTACCGAATTAATAAATTAATCTTCATCTAACCGCACCATAGGTGTCAATTTAGCGT from Candidatus Poribacteria bacterium includes:
- the cas6 gene encoding CRISPR-associated endoribonuclease Cas6, whose product is MRIKILADVGNGITLPINYNYPLAGVIYRFLAESDPEYAAFLHKEGYAAAEKRFKLFTFSQLMAERRRITGATIHFGSTLTWYITSPVERFLSHFADTLLTEGRLSIGQHQLRIKDVTVPRIPRFQPEMYFRCLSPITMSTKRERDGKQVMHYCLPEDPAFSELIRQNLIRKHEAIHGRAPHDDTLTFTFDKGYIDRRQGRVTRLVDYKGIKIRGVMCPFDVSGSIPLIQIGYECGFGDKNSAGFGMAEV